From the genome of Monomorium pharaonis isolate MP-MQ-018 chromosome 2, ASM1337386v2, whole genome shotgun sequence, one region includes:
- the LOC105836680 gene encoding NPC intracellular cholesterol transporter 1 isoform X1 has product MIKEKMEVHENRAKRQSCREFWHSLPERISRTVEHFFYRLGVHIAQNPYKWMLGCLLVISVCILGLLRFRQEKNPINLWVPPGTDFVTDTQWLMSHSLESLRMQTFMLTGDNVLEQQALIRLNEITKQMIFVRTPAENISWTDVCMKIPIVNDPVFRSKRQTSLEDNFFDDDFTEVDQPFEPSVHVDNNMYCSIVESLPKGCLLFSILDIWNFDSAKIERDTIEEIITKVNTVKVSPTLGHAVNFSEFLGNVTLDERGRIIAATAIRTHMMVHVNFFNVDMDKLGNMAGTADWATDEVLKWELAYLENIKNFSNQLESERNTNNSLTLYYEAGRSYGDISSTSMFQDIDKLIVGILLMFLYVLTILSNYNWVEWRFCLTSTGLLCVGGAFILAVGLCSLIGIPYGPVHTSLPFMLLGLGIDDIFVFNASWKKIHTDESNLNKPLTERIGLALGHAGSAITITSLTDVVAFIIGASTILPSLQSFCIYAAVGVFVTYLLQTTFFIACFTLDSKRIELKRNGILPCIVHENFTPKVSDASDEISWKFINFLYSRIVLTTPGKIIIILITLITISTSIVGLLQLKQWFDPKWLLPEESYLSQFLKIETQVFPNLGFEAFVLMGDDIDYSSEFSKIIYLTERFQNASFTQKIEPWPINFAKFVSTYYATDLKTTKITDDKFHLYLSKFLFSRAGGKYQRNFFFKEKLRCGKNAPRIVVATIDFNFRLFNNPDKWIPAMDNSKLLSKEAQIHGYVTVWCKMFAPWTTNKLISQEVLRNIILALVCVMGTTAFLIAEMQTCCWILLCVLLTLLNVCGFMYFWGLTIDVVSCIGLELGVGLSVDYAAHVAHAFLNAESREDDNNARRTRALIAVRHIGAAVAYGAGSTLLAVSMLAFSSSYVFTVFFRIFSLVILFGLWHGLFLLPVVLSSIGPQSLRVTQQPQPMSEKAITATDDED; this is encoded by the exons ATGATCAAGGAAAAAATGGAAGTACATGAAAATCGTGCGAAAAGGCAGTCGTGCCGTGAATTTTGGCACAGCCTACCAGAACGTATATCTAGAACGGTGGAACATTTCTTTTATCG ACTCGGAGTACACATCGCTCAAAATCCATACAAATGGATGCTCGGATGTCTCTTGGTGATATCAGTCTGTATTCTAGGCCTGTTACGTTTTAGACAAGAGAAAAATCCTATTAATCTTTGGGTACCACCAGGCACTGATTTTGTTACAGATACCCAATGGCTAATGTCACATTCTTTGGAATCTCTGCGAATGCAAACCTTTATGCTAACTGGAGATAATGTATTGGAACAACAAGCACTTATCAGG TTAAATGAGATCACTAAACAAATGATTTTTGTTCGGACACCAGCTGAGAACATTTCTTGGACAGATGTTTGTATGAA aattccCATTGTCAATGATCCTGTGTTCAGAAGTAAAAGACAAACTTCTCTGGAGGACAATTTTTTTGATGACGATTTCACTGAAGTTGATCAACCATTTGAGCCTTCGGTTCATGTAGATAATAACATGTATTGCAGCATAGTTGAGAGCTTACCTAAGGGTTGCCTTTTGTTTAGTATCTTAGATATATGGAATTTTGATAGTGCTAAAATTGAAAGAGATACCATAGAAGAAATTATCACAAAAGTAAATACAGTAAAAGTGAGTCCCACATTGGGCCATGCTGTAAATTTCAGTGAGTTTTTGGGAAACGTAACTCTAGATGAGAGAGGTAGAATTATTGCTGCGACAGCTATAAGGACTCATATGATGGTTCATGTTAATTTCTTCAATGTGGACATGGATAAACTTGGAAACATGGCAGGAACTGCTGATTGG gCAACAGATGAGGTATTGAAATGGGAATTAGCTTACttggaaaatattaaaaatttttcaaaccaACTGGAAAGTGagagaaatacaaataattcatTGACGCTTTATTACGAAGCTGGTAGAAGTTATGGAGATATCTCTAGTACATCTATGTTTCAagatatagataaattaattgtaggaattttattaatgtttttgtatGTCTTAACAATTTTGTCGAATTACAATTGGGTGGAATGGCGG TTTTGTCTTACTAGTACTGGTCTTTTATGCGTGGGTGGTGCATTTATACTTGCGGTAGGGCTATGCTCTCTGATTGGAATCCCGTACGGTCCGGTGCACACCTCGTTGCCATTTATGCTCTTGGGTCTAGGCATAGacgatatttttgtatttaatgcaTCTTGGAAGAAAATACACACAGatgaatcaaatttaaataagccATTAACAGAAAGAATCGGCCTCGCGTTAGGTCATGCTGGTTCTGCTATCACTATTACCTCGCTTACCGACGTCGTGGCATTTATCATCGGTGCTTCTACA ATATTACCGTCACTTCAGTCATTTTGTATCTACGCTGCAGTCGGTGTTTTTGTGACATATTTACTACAAACCACTTTTTTCATTGCTTGTTTTACCTTGGACTCTAAGAGAATAGAACTAAAAAGAAATGGAATCTTACCGTGTATCGTGCATGAAAACTTTACACCCAAGGTATCAGATGCGAGCGATGAAATTTCctggaaatttataaattttctgtactcgAGGATAGTATTGACCACTcctggaaaaattattataatattaattactcttATAACGATATCTACAAGTATTGTAGGTTTGCTTCAACTAAAACAATGGTTTGATCCAAAGTGGTTGTTGCCAGAAGAATCATACttatctcaatttttaaaaattgaaactcAAGTATTTCCTAATCTAGGATTTGAAGCTTTTGTTCTTATGGGAGATGATATTGATTATTCCTctgaattttctaaaataatatatctaacAGAACGTTTTCAGAACGCATCTTTTACGCAGAAAATAGAACCTTGGCCGATTAATTTCGCAAAATTTGTATCGACATATTATGCTACag atttaaaaactaCCAAGATCACAGATGACAAATTCCATCTTTATCTatcgaaatttctttttagtcGAGCTGGTGGTAAATATCAGaggaatttctttttcaaagaaaagcTCAGATGTGGTAAAAATGCTCCACGGATTGTAGTAGCAACTATTGACTTCAACTTTAGACTCTTTAACAATCCTGACAAATGGATTCCAGCGATGGATAATAGTAAACTCCTATCGAAAGAAGCACAAATTCACGGATATGTGACAGTGTGGTGTAAAATGTTTGCACCATGGACTACCAATAAACTAATCAGTCAGGAAGTACTGCGAAACATCATCCTAGCATTAGTTTGCGTTATGGGTACTACAGCGTTTCTCATCGCCGAAATGCAGACTTGTTGTTGGATTTTACTTTGTGTACTTCTCACGTTGCTAAACGTGTGCGGCTTCATGTATTTTTGGGGACTAACGATAGATGTGGTATCCTGCATTG GTCTCGAGTTGGGCGTCGGTTTAAGTGTGGATTATGCTGCACACGTCGCACATGCTTTTCTAAATGCTGAATCGCGAGAAGACGACAATAATGCTCGCAGAACTCGAGCGTTAATCGCGGTCAGACACATCGGTGCAGCGGTTGCATATGGCGCAGGTTCGACACTTCTCGCCGTATCGATGTTGGCTTTCTCGTCTTCTTACGTATTCACCGTCTTTTTCCGGATATTTAGCCTAGTAATTTTATTCGGACTCTGGCATGGATTGTTTCTATTACCGGTCGTATTAAGCAGTATTGGACCACAAAGTTTACGCGTGACGCAACAACCACAACCCATGTCCGAGAAAGCCATTACTGCGACCGATGATGAagattga
- the LOC105836680 gene encoding NPC intracellular cholesterol transporter 1 isoform X2, giving the protein MDARMSLGDINTQWLMSHSLESLRMQTFMLTGDNVLEQQALIRLNEITKQMIFVRTPAENISWTDVCMKIPIVNDPVFRSKRQTSLEDNFFDDDFTEVDQPFEPSVHVDNNMYCSIVESLPKGCLLFSILDIWNFDSAKIERDTIEEIITKVNTVKVSPTLGHAVNFSEFLGNVTLDERGRIIAATAIRTHMMVHVNFFNVDMDKLGNMAGTADWATDEVLKWELAYLENIKNFSNQLESERNTNNSLTLYYEAGRSYGDISSTSMFQDIDKLIVGILLMFLYVLTILSNYNWVEWRFCLTSTGLLCVGGAFILAVGLCSLIGIPYGPVHTSLPFMLLGLGIDDIFVFNASWKKIHTDESNLNKPLTERIGLALGHAGSAITITSLTDVVAFIIGASTILPSLQSFCIYAAVGVFVTYLLQTTFFIACFTLDSKRIELKRNGILPCIVHENFTPKVSDASDEISWKFINFLYSRIVLTTPGKIIIILITLITISTSIVGLLQLKQWFDPKWLLPEESYLSQFLKIETQVFPNLGFEAFVLMGDDIDYSSEFSKIIYLTERFQNASFTQKIEPWPINFAKFVSTYYATDLKTTKITDDKFHLYLSKFLFSRAGGKYQRNFFFKEKLRCGKNAPRIVVATIDFNFRLFNNPDKWIPAMDNSKLLSKEAQIHGYVTVWCKMFAPWTTNKLISQEVLRNIILALVCVMGTTAFLIAEMQTCCWILLCVLLTLLNVCGFMYFWGLTIDVVSCIGLELGVGLSVDYAAHVAHAFLNAESREDDNNARRTRALIAVRHIGAAVAYGAGSTLLAVSMLAFSSSYVFTVFFRIFSLVILFGLWHGLFLLPVVLSSIGPQSLRVTQQPQPMSEKAITATDDED; this is encoded by the exons ATGGATGCTCGGATGTCTCTTGGTGATATCA ATACCCAATGGCTAATGTCACATTCTTTGGAATCTCTGCGAATGCAAACCTTTATGCTAACTGGAGATAATGTATTGGAACAACAAGCACTTATCAGG TTAAATGAGATCACTAAACAAATGATTTTTGTTCGGACACCAGCTGAGAACATTTCTTGGACAGATGTTTGTATGAA aattccCATTGTCAATGATCCTGTGTTCAGAAGTAAAAGACAAACTTCTCTGGAGGACAATTTTTTTGATGACGATTTCACTGAAGTTGATCAACCATTTGAGCCTTCGGTTCATGTAGATAATAACATGTATTGCAGCATAGTTGAGAGCTTACCTAAGGGTTGCCTTTTGTTTAGTATCTTAGATATATGGAATTTTGATAGTGCTAAAATTGAAAGAGATACCATAGAAGAAATTATCACAAAAGTAAATACAGTAAAAGTGAGTCCCACATTGGGCCATGCTGTAAATTTCAGTGAGTTTTTGGGAAACGTAACTCTAGATGAGAGAGGTAGAATTATTGCTGCGACAGCTATAAGGACTCATATGATGGTTCATGTTAATTTCTTCAATGTGGACATGGATAAACTTGGAAACATGGCAGGAACTGCTGATTGG gCAACAGATGAGGTATTGAAATGGGAATTAGCTTACttggaaaatattaaaaatttttcaaaccaACTGGAAAGTGagagaaatacaaataattcatTGACGCTTTATTACGAAGCTGGTAGAAGTTATGGAGATATCTCTAGTACATCTATGTTTCAagatatagataaattaattgtaggaattttattaatgtttttgtatGTCTTAACAATTTTGTCGAATTACAATTGGGTGGAATGGCGG TTTTGTCTTACTAGTACTGGTCTTTTATGCGTGGGTGGTGCATTTATACTTGCGGTAGGGCTATGCTCTCTGATTGGAATCCCGTACGGTCCGGTGCACACCTCGTTGCCATTTATGCTCTTGGGTCTAGGCATAGacgatatttttgtatttaatgcaTCTTGGAAGAAAATACACACAGatgaatcaaatttaaataagccATTAACAGAAAGAATCGGCCTCGCGTTAGGTCATGCTGGTTCTGCTATCACTATTACCTCGCTTACCGACGTCGTGGCATTTATCATCGGTGCTTCTACA ATATTACCGTCACTTCAGTCATTTTGTATCTACGCTGCAGTCGGTGTTTTTGTGACATATTTACTACAAACCACTTTTTTCATTGCTTGTTTTACCTTGGACTCTAAGAGAATAGAACTAAAAAGAAATGGAATCTTACCGTGTATCGTGCATGAAAACTTTACACCCAAGGTATCAGATGCGAGCGATGAAATTTCctggaaatttataaattttctgtactcgAGGATAGTATTGACCACTcctggaaaaattattataatattaattactcttATAACGATATCTACAAGTATTGTAGGTTTGCTTCAACTAAAACAATGGTTTGATCCAAAGTGGTTGTTGCCAGAAGAATCATACttatctcaatttttaaaaattgaaactcAAGTATTTCCTAATCTAGGATTTGAAGCTTTTGTTCTTATGGGAGATGATATTGATTATTCCTctgaattttctaaaataatatatctaacAGAACGTTTTCAGAACGCATCTTTTACGCAGAAAATAGAACCTTGGCCGATTAATTTCGCAAAATTTGTATCGACATATTATGCTACag atttaaaaactaCCAAGATCACAGATGACAAATTCCATCTTTATCTatcgaaatttctttttagtcGAGCTGGTGGTAAATATCAGaggaatttctttttcaaagaaaagcTCAGATGTGGTAAAAATGCTCCACGGATTGTAGTAGCAACTATTGACTTCAACTTTAGACTCTTTAACAATCCTGACAAATGGATTCCAGCGATGGATAATAGTAAACTCCTATCGAAAGAAGCACAAATTCACGGATATGTGACAGTGTGGTGTAAAATGTTTGCACCATGGACTACCAATAAACTAATCAGTCAGGAAGTACTGCGAAACATCATCCTAGCATTAGTTTGCGTTATGGGTACTACAGCGTTTCTCATCGCCGAAATGCAGACTTGTTGTTGGATTTTACTTTGTGTACTTCTCACGTTGCTAAACGTGTGCGGCTTCATGTATTTTTGGGGACTAACGATAGATGTGGTATCCTGCATTG GTCTCGAGTTGGGCGTCGGTTTAAGTGTGGATTATGCTGCACACGTCGCACATGCTTTTCTAAATGCTGAATCGCGAGAAGACGACAATAATGCTCGCAGAACTCGAGCGTTAATCGCGGTCAGACACATCGGTGCAGCGGTTGCATATGGCGCAGGTTCGACACTTCTCGCCGTATCGATGTTGGCTTTCTCGTCTTCTTACGTATTCACCGTCTTTTTCCGGATATTTAGCCTAGTAATTTTATTCGGACTCTGGCATGGATTGTTTCTATTACCGGTCGTATTAAGCAGTATTGGACCACAAAGTTTACGCGTGACGCAACAACCACAACCCATGTCCGAGAAAGCCATTACTGCGACCGATGATGAagattga
- the LOC105836683 gene encoding prostaglandin E synthase — protein sequence MLANVTANETKKELWWSIYAWWSCVLVLKMMLLMWFTGRIRVREQVIHSEEDRMWMTKKADIILCPTGDGHADVIRIRSAHRHDVETILPFLFVTPLWLNVETCNSTVKILIPGFALASILYTLVYMQLIQMSVRWKFSFYVTMYCILIYISTITAVRYYLAMMALY from the exons ATGCTAGCGAACGTAACTGCaaacgaaacaaaaaaagagCTTTGGTGGTCTATATATGCTTGGTGGTCTTGCGTACTTGTGCTAAAGATGATGTTGCTGATGTGGTTTACCGGGCGGATCCGAGTAAGAGAACAg GTAATTCACAGTGAAGAAGATAGGATGTGGATGACAAAAAAAGCggacataattttatgtccAACTGGAGATGGCCATGCTGACGTGATTCGCATACGAAGTGCTCATCGACACGACGTTGAGACTAttcttccttttctatttgttaCGCCGCTTTGGTTAAATGTCGAGACATGCAATTCTACAGTGAAGATCTTAATACCAGGCTTTGCACTAGCCAGTATATTGTATACGTTGGTGTACATGCAGCTTATACAAATGTCTGTTCGTtggaaattttctttttatgtaacaatgtattgcattttgatttatataagCACAATTACTGCAGTCAGATACTATCTTGCTATGATGGCTCTCTACTGA